In one Phyllostomus discolor isolate MPI-MPIP mPhyDis1 chromosome 8, mPhyDis1.pri.v3, whole genome shotgun sequence genomic region, the following are encoded:
- the LRAT gene encoding lecithin retinol acyltransferase has protein sequence MKNPMLQAVSLLLEKLLLIYNFKLFSVGAPGEDKARSSFHDINSFHRGDVLEVPRTHLTHYGIYLGDNRVAHMMPDVLLALTADKGLTKNVVSNKRLILGVIGRVASIRVDTVDDFAYGGKILVNHLDKSLNKKPLLNEEVAQRAEKKLGITTYSLLWNNCEHFVTYCRFDTAVSPQADKFCEILKIIIRDERSVLASALLGLASVVCLGLASYTALPAILIPFCLWMAG, from the exons ATGAAGAACCCGATGCTGCAGGCGGTGTCCCTACTGCTGGAGAAGTTGCTCCTCATCTACAACTTCAAGCTCTTCAGTGTGGGCGCCCCGGGTGAAGACAAGGCGAGGAGCAGTTTCCATGACATTAACTCGTTCCACCGCGGTGACGTCCTGGAGGTGCCCCGGACCCACCTGACCCACTATGGCATCTATCTGGGCGACAACCGGGTCGCCCACATGATGCCCGACGTCCTGTTGGCCCTGACGGCCGATAAGGGGCTCACGAAAAACGTGGTCTCCAACAAGCGTCTCATCCTGGGCGTTATTGGCAGGGTGGCTAGCATCCGCGTGGACACAGTGGATGACTTCGCCTATGGAGGCAAAATCTTGGTCAATCACCTGGACAAGTCCCTCAATAAGAAGCCGCTGCTCAACGAGGAGGTGGCTCAAAGGGCGGAGAAGAAGCTGGGCATCACTACCTACAGCCTGCTGTGGAACAACTGCGAGCACTTCGTGACTTACTGCAGGTTTGACACGGCGGTCAGCCCCCAGGCAGACAAG TTCTGTGAGATCTTGAAGATAATTATTCGTGACGAGAGAAGCGTTCTTGCTTCGGCACTCTTGGGACTGGCCTCTGTAGTCTGCCTGGGCTTGGCGTCGTACACCGCTCTTCCCGCGATTCTTATTCCCTTCTGCCTATGGATGGCTGGCTAA
- the RBM46 gene encoding probable RNA-binding protein 46, translated as MNEENIDGTNGCSKVRTGTQNEAALLALMEKTGYNMVQENGQRKFGGPPPGWEGPPPPRGCEVFVGKIPRDMYEDELVPVFERAGKIYEFRLMMEFSGENRGYAFVMYTTKEEAQLAIRILNNYEIRPGKFIGVCVSLDNCRLFIGAIPKEKKKEEILDEMKKVTEGVVDVIVYPSATDKTKNRGFAFVEYESHRAAAMARRKLIPGTFQLWGHTIQVDWADPEKEVDEETMQRVKVLYVRNLMISTAEETIKAEFNKFKPGAVERVKKLRDYAFVHFFNREDAVAAMSVMNGKCIDGASIEVTLAKPVNKENTWKQHLNGQISPNSENLIVFANKEESHPKTLGKQPALPARLNGQHSPGPPEIDRCTYPFFPGTKLTPISMYSLKSNHFNSAVMHLDYYCNKNNWAPPEYYLYSTTSQDGKVLLVYKIVIPAIANGAQSYFMPDKLCTTLEDAKELAAQFTLLHLDREHNLFSLDLCRRIWRK; from the exons atgaatgaagaaaatatagacGGAACAAATGGATGCAGTAAAGTCCGAACTGGGACTCAGAATGAAGCAGCATTACTTGCTTTGATGGAAAAGACTGGTTACAACATGGTtcaagaaaatgggcaaaggaaattTGGTGGCCCTCCTCCAG gTTGGGAAGGTCCACCTCCACCTAGAGGCTGTGAAGTTTTTGTAGGAAAAATACCTCGTGATATGTATGAAGATGAGTTAGTTCCTGTATTTGAAAGAGCTGGGAAGATATATGAATTTCGACTTATGATGGAATTTAGTGGTGAAAATCGAGGTTATGCTTTTGTGATGTACACTACAAAAGAAGAAGCCCAGTTAGCCATCAGAATTCTTAATAATTATGAGATTCGACCAGGGAAGTTTATTGGTGTGTGTGTAAGCTTGGATAATTGCAGATTATTTATTGGCGCTATtcccaaggaaaagaagaaagaagaaattttggATGAAATGAAGAAAGTTACAGAAGGAGTTGTAGATGTCATTGTTTATCCAAGTGCAACTGATAAGACTAAAAATCGTGGTTTTGCATTTGTTGAATATGAATCTCACAGAGCTGCCGCTATGGCCCGGAGAAAACTAATTCCAG gaacCTTCCAACTGTGGGGCCATACCATTCAAGTAGATTGGGCTGACCCAGAGAAAGAGGTTGATGAGGAAACCATGCAAAGAGTTAAAGTTCTCTATGTTAGAAATTTAATGATCTCAACTGCAGAGGAAACAATTAAAGCAGAATTCAATAAATTCAAACCTGGTGCAGTTGAAAGAGTAAAGAAACTTAGAGATTATGCTTTTGTTCACTTTTTCAACCGAGAAGATGCAGTGGCTGCTATGTCTGTTATGAATGGGAAGTGTATTGATGGAGCAAGTATTGAGGTAACCCTGGCAAAACcagtaaataaagaaaacaccTGGAAACAGCATCTTAATGGTCAGATTAGCCCCAATTCTGAAAACTTGATTGTGTTTGCTAACAAAGAGGAGAGCCATCCAAAAACTCTAGGCAAGCAACCAGCTCTTCCAGCTCGTCTCAATGGTCAGCATAGCCCAGGCCCCCCTGAAATTGATAGATGCACTTATCCATTTTTCCCTGGAACAAAGCTCACTCCAATTAGTATGTATTCTTTAAAATCAAATCATTTCAATTCTGCAGTAATGCACTTGGATTATTACTGCAACAAAAATAATTGGGCACCACcagaatattatttatattcaacAACAAGTCAAGATGGGAAAGTACTCTTGGTGTATAAAATTGTTATTCCTGCTATTGCAAATGGAGCCCAGAGTTACTTCATGCCAGACAAACTCTGCACCACGCTAGAAGATGCAAAGGAACTGGCGGCTCAGTTTACGTTACTTCATTTGG